GTTTAATTCAGAGACCCTActggggactgtagcccagaaTACAGCCTCTCacatagctctgagaaactgctccaaagaggtaagagGGGAGGTCAGCATACATGTGATTTTGGCTAAGGGGTACAGACAATCCAATATACACCTTGGGATAAGGTTATTGCCAGTCACAGGGAACAGATTTCTCAGTTAATCATTGAAGTACTTTTCTAAGTATGGCAAgatgcaaaattcaggctcataaaaattttttcctgaaatatatatatatatgtataagtatcTAAAGGCATTTTTTGCCTCTTTTCCCAATGTACAGAGTACCCCATCCTGTTCTCTGTGCTGAATAGTGACTGCAGTGGCTAATGATTTAATCCTTATAGAACCAGATAGCGAGAAGTATTTCTTGCTTACACAGCTCATATTTTGTAAACAGCCCCTACCTAAACCCGACAAAGTAGCCCATCTGAGGTCCCTATCAGGACCAACTATTACATTCCCCAAAGAGATGGAACACCTCAGCAATCCAGCCATGACAGTGTCCTTGATTGTGTAggcacagaaaaattgaaatattacACCCAACACCTGGAATGGGAGGGCGGAGTAGAAGGAACAATGGTTCTGTTaagtgtctcagttcagttcagttcagttgctcagtcgtgtccaactgtttgtgaccccatggactgcagcacgccaggcttccctgtccatgaccaactcccagagcctactcaaattcatgtccattgagttggtgatgccatccaaccatctgtcatccccttctcctcccagatctttcccagcatcagggtcttttcaaatgagtcagttctttgcatcaggtggccaaagcattggagtttcagtttcagcatcagtccttccattgaatattcaggactgatttcctttaggatggactggtttgatctccttgctgtccaagggactctcaagagtcttctccaacaccacagtacaaaagcatcaattcttcagtgctcaactttctttatagtccaactctcacacccatacatgactactggaaaagccatagctttgtctagatggacctttgttggcaaagtaatgtctctgctttttaatatgctatctaggttggtcataacttttctttcaaggagcaagtatcttttaatttcttggctgcattcaccatctgcagtggttttggaaccccaaaaaataaagtctctcactgtttccattgcttccccatctatttgccatgaagtgatgggacctgatgccatgatcttagttttctgaatgttgtgttttaagccaactttttcactctcctctttcactttcatcaagaggctctttagttcttcgctttctgccataagggtggtgtcatctgcatatctgaggttattgatatttctcccggcaatcttgattccagcttgtgcttcctccaacccagcatttctcatgatgtactctgcatagaagttaaataagcagggtgacaatgtacagccttgacattctcctttccctatttggaaccagtctgttgtttcatgtccagatctaactattgctttctgacctgcatacagatttctcaggaggcaggtaaggtggtctagtattcccatctctttaagaattttccacaggttgttgtgatccacacagtcaaaggctttggcctttgACTACAAGTAGTCTATGTGTAACCAATTGTTTCTTTCCTTAGATGAATCTTGCAAAATGTTTTTCATTGTAATTGCTAATCTATgtgattataaatttaaaaaataatttgaaaattataaaatttttaattttcaaaatttttaaaattaaaaagaaaaatgcttagtTTTATGGTAGTAATATGCTTATTGCATACTTAATGCCCTGCCTTCCATGCAGCAGGATACAACATATACAAACTATGAAAAGCCAGATGCATGCtcgttaaaaaaagaaaaatacaaggacTCCAGGTTCCAGGATTCAAATCAGGACCACCAGACTAAATTTGGGCATGCTCttcttaaatgaatttaaatgagTTAAATGGTTATAACAACACTCCCAGGCTCAGAGTCAGCACCAAGCATGAATAACTACCATTGTTTCCTGATTTCATAACAGAATGAGGACTTGGGCAAACACTGGGCTTTGGGTCAGAGGGCTCATGGTCAAAGCTGGTCTTTGCCATTCTCCAGCTGATGTGCCCTCTCTGAACTTCACATTCTTTCTCAGTAAAAAAGGTAATAAACACAGGCCCTTGGGGACTGGAGGAGTGAACCTACATGAGTCTTAGTTACCTCTGTTACTAGGACCAAGTGAACAGTGTCTAGAGTCACCAGGTACCACATGCTGTATGAAAAGTGTTTCATGTATGTGTATCtactacatataaatgaaatttctaCACCCAAAGGTATGCAATTAAGAGTAACTCAATTTGTAACTTGTGATATAAAAAGTGCATAAAGAGAATCCTTACTAAGCTTTTTCCTAACACAGtgccatttacaaaaataaagagtGACTTGAATACTTAACacttaaagatttttaaagaccCCCAGATGATGATTGTATGTTGTGGGAGGATGttcataatatattattatatgaaaACCCAgattagcaagaaaaaaaataggataaaatagcatttttttcttgatgcAAAATTCACTTAAGATAAAATTCACTATTTTGACCACTATAAAAGGTTCAATTCCATGCATCTAGTACATTCACAATACTGTACAGCCACCACATCTCCTCTTTCTGCTTTCAAGATATTTTCATCATCTGAAAGGAGTAAGGTACCCAATAGCAGTCACTCTCTATTTCCCACTCCACCCTCCATCTCGTGAATCTctctctatggatttacctattctgcacatttcatataaatgaaaatatataatatggATGCTTTGTGTCCAGCTCCCTtcatttagcatgttttcaaagttcattcatgttggaGTATATATCAGtgcttcatttgtttttatgacCCAACAATATTCCTTATTATGATACctcattttgtttacccattcatctgttaatagatatttggattgtttcccaAATATTCAACTTCTGGCAATTATGGACAGTGTCACTACAAAGAATCATGTACAAGtatctgttttcaattcttttgggtatatacctaagcatgagatggctggatcatataATAATTCGAGGTTTGACTTACtgactattttccacagtggctgtaccattttacattcccaacacAGTGTATAAGGATTTCAATTATctcacatcctcaccaaaactttttattttccattgtttcatATTCTTGtgatcctagtgggtgtgaaatggtattGAAAGGTTGTTGGTGAAcgaaaagatgccaggattcttgccatctggaggagaagaattcaatctggggccagaaacaaggcttgatcgctcagaggtTTTATGTGATAAAgtgttattaaagtataaaggagatagagagagCTTCTAACATAGGCATcaaaagggggcagaaagagtacccccactgctagtcttcagctggatgttatatagtcactagcagtctgttaacgAAAGAAAAGagtgtcttaaaactcagaatggcaccagaaCCCTCATCCATAAGAtttattttgggataatcttggcaccagatgggccataaaacgattgacttgaatcttgtagaaggacagattaccatacaaatagtttcatttacatagattaggggaacaatatctgtgtataacatactggtttgtcaagtaggttctgagccattaggtggaaccggcttgaagacagagtttggggtaaatgaatagtacattaacatagcttaaaacaaacatttccataagacaaacgcattggttaactcaaggtttgagaagaGTTACCTTCAGGTGAAACCAgatgtcattatggcaacacagtattttaagagaaacctccttttaaatttgtatagagaagaaaaaaatatcgctagtttgttttctccggctgcttaagagagataaaaatgtctgacacttgcagcctatttcctccgtttggagacccctggccctcctgcctgttaccctctcagtatcACACTCTGgcattgatttgcatttcaataACCTCTAATGATGTTGtgcatcctttcatgtgcttgGTAGTCAgtaaaacagcatttttaaaggcGATTACATGATGTAATTGTAATACATTCAGATGTAAAGCCAAATTTTTACTGATATAAGGattacatatacatttaaaacGTGGCAATTTGTGTGAAAGGATATGAACAGTGATTACTTTGATATGTTTGGGCTATGGACATgatttttacttcttatttttttattcacatttttcttctatGATAAGGTATCATTTAGGGTACaagacaaacattttaaataagaactctgaaggcaaagaaaaacaaatgtgattTTCAGCTTAGAATATATTAAATACTTGCTCTTTTATGTTACAGGGCTTCTTTCTTATTAGTTAACCATTAAGTTTTCTGTCCCTCAACTTGTAGACTCCTGAAAGGGTCTGAGACTAGGACTCTGCCCCAGAAACCCCTGCGGCCTGAGTCGTGGGGCAAGGTGTGCCTAGTCCTGGGGCAGCTACTGTCCCAGGTGCTGAAGGAAGTGGTCCCATTCCTGCCACCTCCATCTTCTCTGACTAATGTGAACCTGCTTAACCTCCACTTCCTAGAACAGCAAGACAAAAATGAAATCCTGGGTCACGTCTCTGTGAAGGGAAAAAGTTGGTTTTTTCAGTACCTAACTTCAGGTCAGCTTCACATTAAAGCTCCTGGCAACTGTGTAATAGATGTAACTATGGggatttttttactttctgactcTTCTACTGATAGTTTTCTTCAACAGCAGGTTTCCACCTGTCTCAAAACTTAAATATGAATTGTATGACTTTGAAgcattttaaatttgagaaagTGATACataaagaaaggaggaaatgaaCTCTTATTGAGTACTGATGCTTACCAGATATCGAGTCAGTCACTTTGCACACACTTGTTTATACAGTCTCCGCAACAGCGCAATGACATGGCTACTATTATGTAATATAAAATGAGGCTTTGAGAGAGAAACGATTTCCCCCAAACAaaacagctagtaaatggcagacAGGGATGGTGACCTTGGCAGTACAATAGCAGGGAGTGAATCTGATCCTGGCTACATCAAGCTCTCTGGTCAACCTTCCCTAACGAGTAGTCTTACCCTCATGACTCAGGTTGGCGCTCCAGCTACCACATCAGCGTTCCCTCCCGCACACATTCCTCCTATCACCCAAGTTCACAGCCACTCCGGTCCTGTTGAACCTAGAAAGTACCAAGCGCCCCCTGCTGGCTGTTGATGAGACTAGCGCAGAAGTGACCACATAGTTTTTATTCCTGGAAATTTTCAGGGAGGTGGCTAGACCAGGGGAGGATTCCAGGAGAGAAAGGGCTGCTGTGTCATTGCTGGTCTGCGCTCAGCGGCTCCACCCGCAGCCAAAGTCCGCCCTCCGCTCGCAGGATCAGCTCTGGCTTCCGGCGAGGCTCCTCACCAGGCAGGACGCGGAAGCGCAGTAGCGTGAGCGCCAGGACCACCTTCATCTCCGTCATGGCAAATGTCTGCCCGATGCAGTTCCTGTGGGCCGGAGTGAGGTCTTTGACTGTGCTGGGAAACTTCATCCAGGCCCCATCGCTCCTAGAATCTAGCTCacaactcccacccccacccacagtgaTAGAGAATACGAAACTTGCCTGGGACCCCCACATAGGCTTGAATATCTAAGCCTGACCGAAAACCCATTCAGGGACACAGACCAGCAGGCAGGGAAACAGGACTCCCAGCACAATGTAGACCCCTTCTGGACCCACTATCATTCCCCAAACACTCCTATAACttccaggggaggggagggaaggagaaccAAAACTCTGACCATCTTCATTTTCCCCACTCCCCTACCAGAGAGTCAAGTCTGGAATCTCAGTCCCAGAACCTCCAACACACCACCCCATCCCTACCTCAGATGCCCACTACCCTCACCTGGGACCCACTGAGAAGGGAATAAAAGCCAGAGGTGACCTCCCCTTGATGTTTTCTGGCTCGAAGCGGAAGGGGTCATAGACCTGGGGGCAAAACAAGACAAGGCTACTGGATGGGATCTCCCAGGACATCCATCCTTGGAGAAGCAGATGTGTGTATAATGGGAGGGAGGTGATGTCTGATTTGCCAATCAGAATTCTGTAGTCTCCCCTGGGCCTCCCAAGGGGAATGGACAGGGATGATGGAGGTATGACGTGGGGGAGGAATCACCTCAGGGTCTGGCCACACAGATGGGTTGTGGTGGGTCCCAATAATATTGATGAGGCAGATAACACCTGTGGAACAAGAGAGGGCAGCAGGGCTAGGTCCTCACTGCCTCATTGACCCCTCTTTCTCACCAGGAAACTCCTCCCTTAGTCATTGTGAGTACCTTTGGGGATGACCCGGCCATCTGGAAGCAAAGTGTCCTGGGCATAGCGGCGGGAGATGACCGAGACCGGGGGGTGCAATCGCAGACTCTCCTTGATGCACATGGTCAGGAAGGGCAACTGGGCCAGGTCGTCCCTAAGGAAGCCCCACGACAACTATCCAGGGAGCAAAAACAGAGACACACCACCAGCCCTCCTGGTGCCCCATAAGATCCTCTCTGCCCAGAACAAAATCACAGATGGATCAAATATCTCCAAACTCAGTAAGTCATATACATAAATTATACAGCTTTTTCTTTATCCCTTGTACCTCaattaaatggtttttaaaaagatagaaagaaaagCAGTATCACAGAAGAACCAGACAAAATTGAGTCTgatgttttcagcttttctgaGCAACATACCCAAAATCTAgccataaaaatattcaaaaatttgtatagaaatatattattctttacagcaagAACGAAATCAAAAGGCAGATGAGTaagaagcaaaagaaacagaTTAAATGATGTTTACTCTTATTTATTACTGCACTACAGACACTAGTTAATGCAattagatgggggtggggaggagagaaatATCATTTGAATGTGGGGGTAAATGTGTCATTTTTGGCagataatgattttatatttagaaaacaagagaattcacTAGAAAATTTCTATAAACTTTGAAGATAAGATCCAGTAAGGGGACTGAGTTTTTTCCCTAATCCTCTTCATTTTGTGTGGTGATTTAAATTCTTAATAAATGGTACAGTTAACTAgttcaaaattagaaaactaCACACTCCTATGGCCCAACACTCATTTCCCCTCCTCACTGTTTCCCTAGGTAACTTTGTTTTATGTATCCTTCCAAGGAGAGTgtattgcattttaaaagttatatagtATTAATAGCATGCTGTATAATGTACACCCTGGTCTGTATCTTTTTCATGTAACAGTATATCAGTGTCTTCTTGTACAGCTCCTAGACTTGTGTCAAGAATAGGGCCTTCTCTTCTGCGGAACTACAAATAATTTCCCATGGCTTCCTCTAGAGCcttcctcagtcactcagttgtgtccgactctttgctaccccatggactgtagcccgccaggttcctctgtccatggggttctccaggcaggaatgctagagtgggttgccattttctgctccaggggatcttcccaacccagagacagaacccatgtctcctgtgtctcttgaattggcaggtggattcttcaccactctgccacctgggaagccctctagagCCTTtaagatacatttattttatattttatgcctttgattcatgtcgatgttaCGTTCATGTAAGACCTGAGAAAGAAGTTGGATTCATTTTTTCCATCTAACTCTCCAGTTGTTACAAGAGCTTTTATtaaacaggctttatttttcctaTTGATATGACACTCCATATTTTTAGTGTTACCATGTTCACTGGGCAAGAAATTTATATCCATACATTGTTAGCTTTCCTGtgagaaataatagaaaagatgATGAAAAAAGATGATGATGACATCGACTATTTGGTTTAAATTTAGCAAGAAATGTTAGTGTCTGTATGCCACATGAACATATAGATGTTTCTCTATTCAGGTAGAATATATGATTTACCATAACAACGAGAGTATTTAAGGGTTAATTTAACAAAATGTGCATACGGTCTCCATACTAAAATCTCAGACTATATTTAAACTACATTATTTTAATATCCAAAATTGGTTATCCACTCCACACTCTGGAGTAGTGTGTGTTGATATTAGGAATTAATCTACCTTACACAGTCAGTCACATGTACAAATCgaacccctccctccctcctgcctctcacTCCCCTTCTCCCCTACACCTTCTTactctccatctcttcattttggCCCTGCTATTTCTTGACCACAGAGCACCTAAAATGCACCTCAAAATAGCTACTGCTCATCTTGGAAGATCTAAGTTGAGGACATTTTTTCCAACCTCGATTTTCCTCTCTAAATAAAAACCCCACCCTGGCCATCTACACTGGTAATGTTCTGACCTGGGACTATTCCTCACCAGGCTAAGAGCTCCTGGAAGGCAAGACTGGGTCTGGTCCTTCCCGAGTCTCCAGGACACAGAATGGGACTTAGAAGAATTGGAGATGTCATAGAACTGAGAAGAAGGAGGCAGTGTACCAGTGTTTGTTGAATGGGGACTGGATGGAGGAAGATGCGGGTATCCCTGGACAGGTGGTGAATGACTTTAGTCCCTAAGAGTTCCATGTGAATCCTGGACTAAATAATATGAGGATATAGGGGTCAGGAGATCAGCAAACACTCATGGAATGAAGATGTTTGAAAACGTGATTTTTAGAAAGGTAACAGAGTGAAGGGGAAGTTCACATAGTGAATACGTGCTAAGTAGCAACATCTGCCCTCCCACATTGTCACCAGTTATCTCAGAAATCCAAGTTTCTGTCCTCAAAGCCAGAAAATTTTACCCTGCTATCCATACTGAGTAACAGATCCACCTTCTGAGCTTTGCTACTATTCCCACTAAGTAATAATGACAAAATCCACACAAAATTTCCCTTATCCCCAGCCAGGAAACAGAGTCAGTGAGAGGGGTTCAGGAGCACACCATGAGGACCTGCACTCACCACTCAATCTCTTTAGACTCACGGTCCCTCAGAAGGTCTTGCACTTCTTGCCGGCAGCGTTCCTGGTATTCTGGGTGCTTTGCAAGGTTGTACAGGACCCAGGAGAGGCCACTAGCTGTGGTGTCATGGCCTGAGGAGTATCAAGAGAGGTTTGGATCTCTGGGCTACTTCAGCACCAGAGGGTGGACAGTACCCTCCcatggggaggatggggaggggttGAGTGGTCCAAGGTCCCCTTGGCAACATCCTGGAGTAGAGACCCAGCCTTCTAAGTAGTCCCACACTGGGACTCTCACCCTCAAACATGAAGGTGTCAGCTTCAGCCCGGATATCTTCATCTGATAATCCCTTCCCATCTTCATCCTGGAGAGAAAGCAAGATCCCCAGAATCACACTAGCTCATAGTCCCTGAGCCTAAACTGCAAAAACCTCTGAATCTCCATCATCGATCCAGAAACCCAAGCCCACCCGGAACTCCTAGACCTCTTATGCCCACTCCAaatgtctctatttctttgcctcctATGTTGTGCCTGGTGATAGGAATCAGTGAtccattcatatttttatgttttgatatgATGAgggattttggaggaaaaaagttAATGTCCACCTGGGTTACAGGATGATCAACTCAACTAGCAACTTGTTTTGGAAGCTAGAGATTGAGCCTTGTCCCCAAAGACATCTGCTCACAGGCTTGGTGAGTAAATTCAAAGATCTTTTTATCCTGGAGATAGGGAATGGGTATTAAACCTATAGAATCATAGACTGCTTTCTCACCAAAGATGATTTATTTAAGCTCCAAAcaatctctcttttcttctctcctctctccctctctctctccgtcTTCCTATGCCTATCCATATACCTTTCCCTACCCACTTTAGGGAAGAAGGGGCAGAAGTATTAGCTGTCCTGTATGGGTTCCAAATCTCAAAATCTGGAGGTAATTCTGCTGTGATGCTAGCATGGCTGCATGTACAAGTACAAGTATCATGGTGCCCTCAAAAGAATTTACAAATGGAGAACCAGAGCTAAATTCTACTATGACTACTGAAATTAATGCTCTGCTCTGATCCAAGGTTCTGCatacatacaacacacacacacacagagactaaCTTATCAACTTGGAAGTAGACTAAAGTCTCAGGCCCTTGACAGTTTCAGAAATAGCAGTCCCTGCAGACAGTATTCCACACAAtcatctttaaaacttttctcTGACCCATACTTCCCTTCCTCAAGCACCTTCCATGACTCTCCAGTACCCTCTGTATCTTATTTAAGTTCTCTGATCAGATAAAAGTCCATTCTACTTCCTAAACTCAGATCCCAGAGGAACCCACCTTGGTCAACAGAAGCACATCGATGAAGTCCAAAGTCTTGGTCTTCACCTTGGCCTTGAGGAAGTCATCAGTACCCTCACTGGGAAGGGTGTGGCGCCGCTCCTGAATGACTGCATCTGTGAAGTCATGTACCAGGCGGCAGGCCCTGCGGAAGCGCCGCCAGTCTGGGGTGAGGAAGTACAGAAAGTCCATGTGCAAGAAGATCTGCTGGTTCCGCTTTGCCACAAGCGCACTGAGCTCCAAGATGCTGGCAATATATTCATTGGGCTTCCTGAAGGATGAGAGCATGAAGGGAAGCCACCACTTAAAATACCAGAAGCCCAGAAGCTGGGGGCTACCTCCCTtcaggaagctgaggctccagaaACAGATGGTTCATAGATACAGTGTGGGGATGAGCCAGGAGATGTGGCTCTTCAAACTCTTCTCAACCCACATCCCATCTCCGTGAGCTGCCTCCATTCCCCAGGCACCCAGAGTACAGCTTAGACATCAGGCTTCTCTCCTTTCTCACCCAGTTTCTGTTCCCCATTCCTTCCCCACAGTGTTCACTCAATTCAGAACCTTAACCTTGCCCAGCTGATCAATGAGGATAACAGCTTCCTTACTCTCCTTACTTCCCGTGTCAACACAGTTGAATGGTGTTGTGCCTATCACAGTTGGTCTTGAGTCATCTGACAAGTGATCTCTTGGACATCTTCAAAGCTCAACTTTGACCATGACCTTCGTGTGCTCAAATATCTTCCTTGGCTCTCTGGAAACCTCAGAATAAATTTCCTATCCTTTTTGTTTGGTTTCAGAAGGTTTTAAGCCCACTCCTCTAAACTTATTTCCAAGGTGTCTCCTCACTATTGCACACACTTTGCTCATTTTAGCCTGCTAGTTtttatcaagggcttccctggtggctcagaggttaaaacatctgcctgcaatgcaggagacctgggtttgattcctaggttgggaagatcccctggagaaggaaatggcaacccactccagtattcttgcctggagaatcccatggacagaggagcctggtgggctacagtccacggggtcacaaagagtcagacacgactgagcaacttcactttccaagCAATTCTACCTACCTAAAAGGATATCTCCAGAAGTGGGAGAagggtcctaagatggtggaggaataggacagggagaccactttctcccccacaaattcatcaaaagaacatttgaatgctgagtaagTTCCACAAAAccacttctgaatgctggcagaggacatcaggcacccagaaaagcagcccattgtcttcaaaaggaggtaggaaaatatatataaaagataaaaagagagacaaaagaggtagggacagagatccatcctgggaagggagtctgtaaaaagagagaagtttccaaacaccaggaaacactctcactggcaagtctgtggcaagccttggaacctcagagggcagcataactgggaggaaaaataaataaataatcaaaagccacagattatgtgcccagtGGTAACCCCAGTGAACAAGCAGCACAGACACccgcatccgccactagcaagcaggggcttgGCAGGGAGGCaagggctgcattgcttagggtaaagaccaggcctgaatgctctgagggcaatctgaaggaactaacttgagatagcaaaccagactgtgggatagctatcccacgaaaagccctaacctaagacaccaccaggcccactcacagaacaaaggactgagcagagctagccggctgtggactggcccaccccccactggagacaggcaggtgagggcagccagagccggaagggagctatcgtggccccagagaggcatcatctaccaactgcaagcaggcttcgttgctaaccaagatTTCTTGATATTCTGGATGGTCGACATCCGccgggagggtcacagccagagatcagcttcccagaagagacacacagcacacctgagaaggtgcgctagttgtacacccagaaaaccaagtggcaggggcgggggaggtgataagttgcAGCGACCCTGCTTGCCAGGCACCTGGTACCttagctgcttggacctgggaagacaCAAAATGCAGGCTAAAACAAGCCTGCACCTTTCTGGAGCacctgagtacctgaacctgagcagcttagacctgggaagtgcatacaacccagggccagcctcagacagttcccggcagagcaacctagagcctaagcagtgcagacagggaaagcacaaatgctgggagctggggcaaacccagtgtggctgagacactgcgagcacacgacagtgttatttgtttgcagtgttcctcgctccccacagcacaacggaatgagcctaaaaaagtgtccaccaccgccaccttgtgtcagggcagaaattaggcactgaagagaccagtaaacagaagaagctaaataaaacagagggaaccaccttggaagtgacaggtgcaatagattaaaaccctgtagttagcaccagctacataggaaggggcctatagatcttgagaagtataagccggatcaaggaactatctgaaaatgaactgaccccacactgttcacaacaacaccagagaaagtcttagatatatctttactattatcattctttaaattaaatataaaattatttttaagtcctctattactcttttaattttcattttataacctactattactttgcacaaaaagaccctattttttaaagcaaacctcatatatatatatatatattataatttttgtggctttgtttttttttctttaatattgtatttatgAGAAtctaaagtggagagtgaaaaagttggcttaaagctcaacattcagaaaacgaagatcatggcatccggtcccatcacatcatgggaaatagatggggaaacagtggaaacagtgtcagactttatttttctgggctccaaaatcactgcagatggtgactgcagccatgaaat
The nucleotide sequence above comes from Bos indicus isolate NIAB-ARS_2022 breed Sahiwal x Tharparkar chromosome 7, NIAB-ARS_B.indTharparkar_mat_pri_1.0, whole genome shotgun sequence. Encoded proteins:
- the LOC109561473 gene encoding cytochrome P450 4F2-like isoform X1; translation: MLELSLSWLGLRPVAASPWLLLVLVGASWILAHVLAWTYTFYNNSRHLQCFPQPPKRNWFLGHMGQYPPTEKGLRDFTQLVANYPQGFRICLGPAIPIIIFCHPDMIRIVANASAAAAPKDVIFYDFLKPWLGDGLLLSAGDKWSRHRRMLTPAFHFNILKPYMKIFTKSADIMHAKWQRLITEGHTHLDMFEHISLMTLDSLQKCVFSYDSNCQEKPNEYIASILELSALVAKRNQQIFLHMDFLYFLTPDWRRFRRACRLVHDFTDAVIQERRHTLPSEGTDDFLKAKVKTKTLDFIDVLLLTKDEDGKGLSDEDIRAEADTFMFEGHDTTASGLSWVLYNLAKHPEYQERCRQEVQDLLRDRESKEIEWDDLAQLPFLTMCIKESLRLHPPVSVISRRYAQDTLLPDGRVIPKGVICLINIIGTHHNPSVWPDPEVYDPFRFEPENIKGRSPLAFIPFSVGPRNCIGQTFAMTEMKVVLALTLLRFRVLPGEEPRRKPELILRAEGGLWLRVEPLSADQQ